One part of the Eucalyptus grandis isolate ANBG69807.140 chromosome 10, ASM1654582v1, whole genome shotgun sequence genome encodes these proteins:
- the LOC104421485 gene encoding DDT domain-containing protein PTM translates to MEFVGRSVTKELKGFPNFTGTVKSFDQASGLFTDVYPGGESEEMEPREMAALAREHASGAEAAGGGGGATARPGRKSKKRRHAGGVEGTGNACGDREIVVGLEAAGVGNEGSQGGEGSRGDLERDVWVSEDLRGKINLNDPAAEENTEDNLTDVVVCNGYSSGHVDGKGGFDLNTGLDLNEGLNLNVGRDLNVRFEEKAVKRSRIDLNLDATSDLDENLEEDSLSERKKCLIDLNLGVDTEVKDVECNVNGQQCESMACQLVEDNNVDIARNVEEGLTEVNIANGTSQEVPVEFDGRTRVRPTSGSADTACEEARSGPVDVSVSYVLGNGTFVGMACDSVEDSKVYLPRKDSAFETSDAMHSGNQDDFASPYEHGSRRGRKRKSSNNSNSAGTVLRRSARRGSTKTCDAGVALLDAVNDVASSPAVSAITEDKSKERIPPPKLQLPPSSQNVKLDGTSVLDGFCVYAFLRSFSSLLFLSPFELEDFVVALKSDSANSLIDSIHVSLLITLRKHLEQLSCEGSMSALNCLRSLNWDLLDLVTWPIFLVEYLLLHGSKLQGGLELCRLNLLKDDYYKQPVPVKVEVLRCLCDEVMEVEVIRSELSRRSSATDPDVDIDRSMKRTGAMGASGKGRLTEETTDDTDWNSDECCLCKMEGNLICCDGCPAAYHSRCVGVANDLLPEGDWYCPDCTLEKNKSRIRRRRSIRGAELLGIDPHGRLYYSCCDYLLVLDSSETEASFCYYHKNDLNLVTEVLQGSSEKSNFDILEAIYRQWGIHYSSRKTKANLGSSNSVAPSKVPVKGQFVAASTTVVSLPFCAAYEGIDKADDEKRLEKESLLQASDITGLETSKSGKEVATVAETPHVSSEGSFETTLTSSEPPKQWQSCSNGYVQLLEKSEIPGKFPNQGDFCMTSTISDCKADKTESAAATVASLTFISAQNDAPVEQGQTTYVNFYRFGQIAASVAEELTEKSPDKVREDHVRLDEETILIQMKAISKKFAKFNWPDEISVAAQKEKCGWCFLCRFPSDEFDCLFKVYAEPAQEGFGSEMDILQSQLDKKGHLIDVIGQIISMEHRLRGLLLGPWLSPHYTNIWHGSVTKALDLASLKSSLLNLESNLRRLAILEEWFKYEDSSVMLGSASHVVTSSSGASSKPSSSRKRGKSSDLESNKPSHSSSSGPSMFWWRGGRLSRRVFNWKVLPRSLIHKAARQGGCMKIPGILYPESSDIARRIKHVAWRAAVESSISTEQLAFQVRELHSNIRWDDIENTNPLSKFDKELKKSARAFKKVIIRRKALEGDAAKYLLDFGKRRVIPDVVVRHGSIVQEGSSERKKYWLNECFVPLHLLKSFEEKRIARNTNKAIISGDSESHRSKKFSDKMSSARLCEVDMTLKKQLRKAKGLSYLFSRAERAEFYQCGHCKRDGLIREAVSCQYCEGFFHKRHVRKSAGAIADECTYTCHQCHRGNPQKVMERVGKTEKPRGNMKARIGKGKITGKSAKVVKPLSKKSKKALAKHTLVKLRGVKRAATGEQSSTCRRVPLRRSARQAIKNIALQNKSRGGIKKGKRMKYKRRMPKKPEKDTSWKKKRTEVCYSRWVNGLLLSPRASEERVMNFRKRRLVHPSGNVIVEHAEVKCRLCGEAAHDSLSSYIACESCEEWYHGDAFGLDDEKMHKLMGFRCHECRKRAPPICPYGPTMKRSKSAEVQNDAAFECSEEVLNVSPPSNEVNFGEDSHVKENSAASVPVDEAP, encoded by the exons ATGGAATTCGTTGGGCGGAGCGTGACGAAGGAGTTGAAGGGGTTCCCGAATTTCACGGGGACGGTGAAATCATTCGACCAGGCGTCTGGGCTGTTCACCGACGTGTACCCGGGCGGCGAATCGGAGGAGATGGAGCCGCGGGAGATGGCCGCGCTCGCCCGGGAGCACGCCTCCGGGGCCGAGGCGGCCGGTGGTGGGGGTGGGGCGACGGCGCGGCCCGGTCGGAAGTCGAAGAAGCGGCGCCACGCCGGTGGGGTCGAAGGTACGGGTAATGCGTGTGGGGATAGAGAGATTGTCGTTGGTTTGGAGGCTGCGGGTGTGGGTAATGAGGGGTCGCAGGGCGGGGAAGGGTCTCGTGGCGATTTGGAGAGAGATGTCTGGGTGAGCGAGGATTTGAGggggaaaattaatttgaatgatCCCGCGGCGGAGGAGAATACGGAGGATAATCTGACGGATGTGGTGGTGTGTAATGGCTATTCCAGTGGGCATGTGGATGGGAAGGGAGGCTTTGATTTGAATACCGGGTTGGATTTGAATGAAGGCTTGAATTTGAACGTTGGCCGTGATTTGAATGTACGTTTTGAGGAGAAAGCTGTGAAGAGAAGTAGGATCGACTTGAATTTGGATGCAACTAGTGATTTGGATGAGAATTTGGAGGAGGATTCCCTTTCTGAAAGAAAAAAGTGTCTTATAGATTTGAATTTAGGAGTTGATACTGAAGTAAAGGATGTTGAGTGCAATGTCAATGGACAGCAATGTGAAAGCATGGCATGTCAGTTAGTTGAGGACAATAATGTAGATATCGCCAGAAATGTTGAAGAAGGATTGACGGAAGTGAACATTGCTAATGGAACTTCCCAAGAAGTTCCTGTAGAATTTGACGGACGTACTAGAGTGAGGCCTACGAGTGGGTCTGCAGATACTGCTTGTGAAGAAGCAAGGTCTGGTCCTGTCGATGTTTCGGTTTCATATGTATTAGGCAATGGGACTTTTGTAGGTATGGCTTGCGATAGTGTGGAAGATTCTAAAGTATATTTGCCTCGGAAAGATAGCGCCTTCGAGACTAGTGATGCCATGCATAGTGGGAATCAAGACGACTTCGCTAGCCCATATGAACACGGAAGTAGGCggggaaggaaaaggaagtCCTCGAATAATTCGAACTCTGCTGGGACAGTATTGAGAAGAAGTGCACGGAGGGGATCGACAAAAACTTGTGATGCTGGCGTGGCCCTGTTGGATGCTGTCAATGATGTGGCATCATCTCCTGCTGTTAGTGCAATAACAGAAGACAAATCGAAAGAGCGCATCCCTCCTCCAAAGTTGCAATTGCCCCCTTCTTCCCAAAATGTAAAGTTAGATGGAACCTCGGTCCTGGATGGCTTTTGTGTATATGCATTTTTGAGATCATTCAGTAGTTTGCTATTCTTGAGTCCTTTTGAGTTGGAAGATTTTGTCGTCGCACTAAAATCAGATTCTGCTAATTCGTTAATTGACTCCATTCATGTTTCCCTTCTCATAACTTTGAGGAAGCATTTGGAGCAACTCTCCTGTGAAGGTTCTATGTCTGCATTGAATTGCTTGAG GAGCCTTAACTGGGACCTGCTGGACTTAGTGACATGGCCCATATTCTTGGTTGAATACCTGTTGCTGCATGGATCTAAACTCCAGGGCGGTCTCGAGCTTTGTCGCCTAAACCTATTAAAGGATGATTACTACAAACAACCTGTACCTGTAAAAGTTGAGGTGCTGCGGTGTCTGTGTGATGAGGTGATGGAGGTGGAAGTTATAAGGTCAGAACTTAGTCGGAGATCTTCGGCGACTGATCCTGATGTTGATATAGATCGGAGCATGAAAAGAACAGGTGCAATGGGTGCTTCAGGTAAAGGTCGCTTGACTGAGGAGACTACTGATGATACTGACTGGAATAGTGATGAGTGCTGCCTTTGTAAGATGGAGGGGAATTTAATATGCTGCGATGGTTGCCCTGCTGCATATCATTCAAGGTGCGTCGGAGTTGCGAATGATCTTTTGCCAGAAGGGGACTGGTATTGCCCTGACTGCACTCTGGAGAAAAACAAGTCGCGGATAAGACGGCGTAGATCTATTCGTGGGGCAGAGCTGTTGGGAATTGATCCTCACGGTCGACTTTATTACAGCTGCTGTGACTATCTATTGGT GTTGGATTCATCTGAAACTGAAGCTTCTTTCTGTTATTACCACAAAAATGATCTGAATCTCGTTACTGAAGTACTTCAGGGTTCATCAGAAAAATCTAACTTTGACATATTGGAGGCAATCTATAGACAATGGGGCATTCATTACAGCTCAAGAAAAACGAAGGCTAATCTTGGTTCCTCAAATTCTGTTGCCCCTTCGAAGGTGCCTGTGAAGGGACAATTTGTTGCTGCTTCTACGACAGTGGTATCCCTGCCTTTCTGTGCAGCTTATGAAGGTATTGATAAAGCTGATGATGAAAAGCGCTTGGAAAAGGAATCTCTATTACAAGCCTCTGACATCACTGGGTTGGAAACTTCAAAATCTGGAAAAGAAGTGGCTACAGTGGCAGAAACTCCACATGTGAGTTCAGAAGGCTCATTTGAAACTACGTTGACTAGTTCAGAGCCACCCAAACAATGGCAAAGCTGTTCTAATGGATATGTGCAGTTGCTAGAAAAATCTGAGATTCCTGGGAAGTTTCCCAATCAGGGAGATTTTTGTATGACATCTACCATCTCAGACTGCAAAGCAGATAAAACAGAATCTGCAGCCGCAACTGTTGCCTCCTTGACATTTATCTCTGCACAAAATGATGCACCAGTGGAGCAAGGTCAAACCACTTACGTGAATTTTTACAGGTTTGGGCAAATAGCTGCTTCTGTTGCGGAAGAGTTAACAGAAAAATCGCCAGACAAAGTTAGGGAAGACCATGTAAGATTGGATGAGGAAACAATTCTAATTCAAATGAAGGCCATTTCAAAAAAGTTTGCTAAATTTAATTGGCCAGATGAGATAAGTGTCgcagcacaaaaagaaaagtgcgGATGGTGTTTTTTATGCAGATTTCCGAGTGATGAGTTTGACTGTCTGTTTAAAGTGTATGCGGAGCCTGCTCAGGAAGGTTTTGGGAGTGAGATGGACATTCTACAATCACAGCTGGACAAGAAAGGCCACCTTATAGATGTGATTGGTCAAATCATCTCGATGGAACACCGTTTACGTGGGCTTCTATTGGGTCCATGGCTGAGTCCACATTATACTAATATATGGCATGGAAGTGTCACTAAGGCATTGGATTTGGCTTCCCTCAAGTCTTCATTGCTTAAT TTAGAGTCAAATCTGCGACGTCTTGCAATTTTGGAAGAGTGGTTCAAATATGAGGACTCTTCTGTGATGCTTGGTTCAGCCTCTCATGTTGTGACAAGTTCGTCAGGCGCATCTTCAAAGCCTAGTAGTAGCAGAAAAAGGGGCAAGAGCTCGGATCTTGAGTCAAACAAGCCTTCACATAGTTCTTCAAGTGGACCCAGCATGTTTTGGTGGAGGGGTGGTAGACTCTCTCGTCGAGTGTTCAATTGGAAGGTTCTGCCTCGTTCACTAATTCACAAGGCTGCCAGACAAG GTGGGTGCATGAAGATTCCGGGGATCTTATACCCTGAAAGTTCAGATATTGCAAGGAGGATTAAACATGTCGCCTGGCGGGCAGCTGTTGAATCATCAATAAGTACAGAGCAGCTTGCTTTTCAG GTTAGAGAACTTCATTCAAACATTCGGTGGGATgatattgaaaacacaaatccTCTCAGCAAGTTTGATAAAGAACTCAAAAAGTCAGCGAGGGCATTCAAAAAAGTTATTATACGCAGAAAAGCTTTAGAAGGAGATGCAGCGAAATATCTTCTTGATTTTGGAAAGAGAAGAGTCATCCCTGACGTTGTTGTGAGACATGGATCAATTGTTCAGGAAGGCTCCAGCGAAAGGAAGAAATATTGGCTGAATGAATGTTTTGTCCCCTTGCATCTCTTAAAAAGCTTTGAAGAGAAGAGAATAGCCCGGAACACTAATAAGGCGATTATATCTGGAGACTCTGAATCTCACCGTTCAAAGAAGTTCTCTGATAAAATGAGTTCTGCAAGACTTTGTGAGGTTGATATGACATTGAAGAAGCAACTCCGCAAGGCAAAAGGGTTGTCCTATCTCTTCTCAAGAGCAGAAAGAGCTGAATTTTATCAATGTGGGCACTGTAAGAGAGATGGTCTAATCAG GGAAGCTGTAAGCTGTCAGTACTGCGAAG GTTTTTTCCATAAGCGGCATGTCCGGAAGTCTGCTGGAGCCATTGCTGATGAGTGCACTTATACATGTCATCAATGCCACAGAGGTAACCCTCAGAAGGTCATGGAGAGAGTAGGGAAAACTGAGAAACCTAGAGGTAATATGAAGGCAAGAATTGGGAAAGGTAAAATAACGGGGAAGTCAGCTAAAGTTGTAAAACCCCTgtcaaagaaaagtaaaaaggctCTTGCAAAGCACACGCTTGTAAAGCTACGTGGTGTTAAGAGAGCAGCAACTGGTGAGCAATCATCAACTTGTCGAAGAGTACCTCTTCGCCGCTCTGCTAGACAAGCTATAAAGAACATTGCATTGCAAAATAAGAGCCGTGGTGGAATTAAAAAGGGGAAACGAATGAAGTACAAAAGGCGAATGCCCAAGAAACCAGAGAAGGATACttcatggaagaagaagagaacagaGGTCTGTTACAGCCGCTGGGTAAATGGTCTTCTATTATCTCCAAGGGCATCTGAAGAACGAGTGAtgaattttagaaaaagaagactCGTCCATCCTAGTGGAAATGTAATAGTGGAGCACGCTGAGGTGAAGTGTCGTCTTTGTGGGGAAGCAGCTCACGATTCTTTGTCAAGTTATATTGCCTGTGAAAGTTGTGAAG AGTGGTACCATGGAGATGCTTTTGGACTTGATGATGAGAAGATGCATAAACTTATGGGATTTAGGTGTCATGAATGCCGTAAACGGGCTCCTCCCATCTGCCCCTATGGGCCTACTATGAAGAGGTCCAAATCTGCCGAGGTGCAGAACGATGCTGCATTCGAGTGTTCAGAGGAAGTATTAAATGTTAGTCCGCCCTCCAATGAGGTGAACTTTGGAGAAGATTCTCATGTAAAAGAAAATTCAGCGGCTTCAGTTCCAGTGGACGAGGCACCATAG
- the LOC104421484 gene encoding pseudouridine-5'-phosphate glycosidase isoform X2, which yields MESSAMSRLTNLQRHLQPADSKLLESDDVSGLMKISPDVAEALSTGKPVVALESTVISHGMPYPQNLETAKQLEAIVRVNGAIPATIAILDGVPCIGLSTEDLQKLANLGVRAQKTARRDIAHVVATRGNGATTVSATMFFASKVGIPIFVTGGIGGVHRHGENTLDISSDLTELGRTPVAVVSAGVKSILDIPRTLEYLETQGVCVATYATNEFPAFFTEKSGCRVPCRVDTPEDCARLIDANHKLRLGSGILFAVPIPKEHSASGGFIEDAVQRAIGEARAKNVTGNAETPFLLSRVNELTGGASLASNIALLKNNAQVGAKIAAALAQLRGHQNSG from the exons ATGGAGTCTTCGGCCATGTCGAGGCTAACCAATCTCCAGCGGCACCTGCAACCCGCCGACTCTAAGCTTCTCGAG AGTGATGATGTCAGTGGACTGATGAAGATATCTCCAGATGTGGCTGAGGCTTTGTCAACTGGGAAACCAGTTGTTGCTCTGGAGTCCACCGTCATTTCTCATG GTATGCCTTATCCTCAGAATCTTGAGACTGCTAAGCAGTTGGAGGCAATTGTCAGGGTAAATGGAGCAATTCCTGCAACAATAGCCATCTTAGATGGTGTGCCATGCATAG GCCTGAGCACGGAAGACCTACAAAAGCTTGCTAATCTTGGAGTTAGAGCTCAAAAGACGGCTCGTAGGGATATTGCACATGTG GTGGCCACTAGAGGAAATGGTGCAACAACAGTTTCTGCTACCATGTTTTTTGCATCCAAG GTTGGCATTCCTATTTTCGTTACTGGAGGAATTGGAGGAGTGCATCGACATGGCGAAAACA CACTGGACATTTCGTCTGACCTTACAGAGCTTGGAAGGACTCCTGTGGCAGTTGTCTCTGCTGGTGTAAAATCTATTCTGGACATTCCTAGGACCCTTGAGTACTTG GAAACCCAGGGAGTTTGTGTTGCTACATATGCCACTAATGAGTTTCCAGCATTCTTCACAGAGAAAAGTGGTTGCCGG GTGCCTTGTCGTGTAGATACACCCGAAGATTGTGCTCGACTTATAG ATGCTAATCATAAGCTCCGGCTAGGAAGTGGAATCCTTTTTGCTGTTCCAATTCCTAAAGAACACTCAGCTTCTGGTGGGTTTATTGAGGATGCAGTCCAGAGAGCCATTGGAGAAGCTAG GGCTAAGAATGTAACAGGAAATGCAGAAACGCCTTTCCTGCTTTCGAGAGTCAATGAGCTGACTGGAGGAGCCTCGCTGGCATCCA ATATTGCATTATTGAAGAACAATGCTCAAGTCGGGGCTAAGATTGCAGCAGCTCTTGCTCAGCTCAGAGGACATCAAAATAGTG GCTGA
- the LOC104421484 gene encoding pseudouridine-5'-phosphate glycosidase isoform X1 encodes MESSAMSRLTNLQRHLQPADSKLLESDDVSGLMKISPDVAEALSTGKPVVALESTVISHGMPYPQNLETAKQLEAIVRVNGAIPATIAILDGVPCIGLSTEDLQKLANLGVRAQKTARRDIAHVVATRGNGATTVSATMFFASKVGIPIFVTGGIGGVHRHGENTLDISSDLTELGRTPVAVVSAGVKSILDIPRTLEYLETQGVCVATYATNEFPAFFTEKSGCRVPCRVDTPEDCARLIDANHKLRLGSGILFAVPIPKEHSASGGFIEDAVQRAIGEARAKNVTGNAETPFLLSRVNELTGGASLASNIALLKNNAQVGAKIAAALAQLRGHQNSG; translated from the exons ATGGAGTCTTCGGCCATGTCGAGGCTAACCAATCTCCAGCGGCACCTGCAACCCGCCGACTCTAAGCTTCTCGAG AGTGATGATGTCAGTGGACTGATGAAGATATCTCCAGATGTGGCTGAGGCTTTGTCAACTGGGAAACCAGTTGTTGCTCTGGAGTCCACCGTCATTTCTCATG GTATGCCTTATCCTCAGAATCTTGAGACTGCTAAGCAGTTGGAGGCAATTGTCAGGGTAAATGGAGCAATTCCTGCAACAATAGCCATCTTAGATGGTGTGCCATGCATAG GCCTGAGCACGGAAGACCTACAAAAGCTTGCTAATCTTGGAGTTAGAGCTCAAAAGACGGCTCGTAGGGATATTGCACATGTG GTGGCCACTAGAGGAAATGGTGCAACAACAGTTTCTGCTACCATGTTTTTTGCATCCAAG GTTGGCATTCCTATTTTCGTTACTGGAGGAATTGGAGGAGTGCATCGACATGGCGAAAACA CACTGGACATTTCGTCTGACCTTACAGAGCTTGGAAGGACTCCTGTGGCAGTTGTCTCTGCTGGTGTAAAATCTATTCTGGACATTCCTAGGACCCTTGAGTACTTG GAAACCCAGGGAGTTTGTGTTGCTACATATGCCACTAATGAGTTTCCAGCATTCTTCACAGAGAAAAGTGGTTGCCGG GTGCCTTGTCGTGTAGATACACCCGAAGATTGTGCTCGACTTATAG ATGCTAATCATAAGCTCCGGCTAGGAAGTGGAATCCTTTTTGCTGTTCCAATTCCTAAAGAACACTCAGCTTCTGGTGGGTTTATTGAGGATGCAGTCCAGAGAGCCATTGGAGAAGCTAG GGCTAAGAATGTAACAGGAAATGCAGAAACGCCTTTCCTGCTTTCGAGAGTCAATGAGCTGACTGGAGGAGCCTCGCTGGCATCCA ATATTGCATTATTGAAGAACAATGCTCAAGTCGGGGCTAAGATTGCAGCAGCTCTTGCTCAGCTCAGAGGACATCAAAATAGTG GATAG